The following proteins come from a genomic window of Mycolicibacterium rufum:
- a CDS encoding YybH family protein, protein MPDTEGGIVRAVLDEWKAGIDAHDPARVAAVFTEDAVFQGLQPYTVGRDGVFAYYDSQPPGLTVDYRISEVRRPAEQVVLGYGAATFTKPDGTVLVLMLGVVLTGGGDGWRIQQYQVSAPPQPSI, encoded by the coding sequence GTGCCGGACACTGAGGGCGGGATCGTGCGCGCCGTGCTCGACGAGTGGAAGGCCGGGATCGACGCGCACGACCCGGCCCGGGTGGCCGCGGTGTTCACCGAGGACGCCGTCTTCCAGGGCCTGCAGCCCTACACCGTGGGCCGCGACGGCGTGTTCGCCTACTACGACAGCCAACCGCCGGGGCTGACGGTCGACTACCGCATCTCCGAGGTGCGCCGGCCCGCCGAGCAGGTGGTGCTCGGCTACGGCGCCGCCACGTTCACCAAGCCCGACGGCACCGTGCTCGTGCTGATGCTCGGGGTGGTGCTCACCGGCGGGGGCGACGGCTGGCGCATCCAGCAGTACCAGGTCAGCGCGCCGCCTCAGCCATCCATCTAG
- a CDS encoding SDR family NAD(P)-dependent oxidoreductase, with amino-acid sequence MNTTPRVAVITGASQGIGAALVAGYRQLGYGVVANSRTIAPSDDPMVLTVAGDIGRPGVGAEVIRTALDHFGRVDTVVNNAGIFLSKPFADYTDADYDAITGVNLRGFFELTRAAIPVMAEHGGHIVTISTSLVDQADKKVPSVLASLTKGGLNAATKSLAIEYAERGIRVNAVALGTIDTPMHDPATHPFLAALHPVGRLGTLDDVVDAVLYLEKAGFVTGEILHVDGGQSAGH; translated from the coding sequence ATGAACACCACACCTCGAGTAGCAGTCATCACCGGCGCATCGCAGGGCATCGGCGCGGCCCTTGTCGCCGGATACCGTCAGCTGGGCTACGGCGTTGTCGCCAACTCCCGCACCATCGCCCCGAGTGACGATCCAATGGTCCTCACCGTGGCCGGCGACATCGGCCGCCCCGGTGTCGGAGCGGAGGTCATCCGCACGGCACTCGACCACTTCGGCCGGGTCGACACCGTCGTCAACAACGCCGGCATCTTCCTCTCCAAACCGTTCGCCGACTACACCGACGCCGACTACGACGCGATCACCGGCGTGAACCTGCGCGGCTTCTTCGAGCTCACCCGCGCCGCCATCCCCGTTATGGCCGAGCACGGCGGGCACATCGTGACGATCTCCACGAGCCTCGTCGACCAGGCCGACAAGAAGGTGCCGTCGGTGCTCGCGTCGCTGACCAAGGGCGGTCTGAACGCGGCCACGAAGTCCCTTGCCATCGAGTACGCCGAGCGGGGCATCCGGGTCAACGCCGTCGCGCTCGGCACCATCGACACCCCGATGCACGATCCCGCCACCCATCCGTTCCTCGCCGCGCTGCATCCGGTGGGCCGGCTGGGCACCCTGGACGACGTCGTGGACGCCGTGTTGTATCTGGAGAAGGCGGGGTTCGTCACCGGCGAGATCCTGCACGTCGACGGAGGTCAGAGTGCCGGACACTGA
- a CDS encoding LysR family transcriptional regulator → MELRQLRYFVAVAEELNFGRAAERLRIAGPSLSQQIKALERDLKVQLFDRDRRSVALTPAGAALVADARALIDAADALRRRATGLAVSDPVRIGWVNWCPTDWVERAGGVAPLRVDTWVMPSHTQAARVADGALDLAICWVQNDDLAALSLQARLVGVERLHALSPGTDSSPVAAKSLVVLIDDDTASWSSWNRYAEQFAADTGARVMRTDDGGVTGPTFFDHVRRLGRPVLVNPRGHQDPEPRGLVRRAVVSPTPLWTWSLVWRAGENRPAVWAIIDEFTRGSAALKVDEPGTWLPAEDPHRGSGQRGQ, encoded by the coding sequence GTGGAGCTGCGTCAGTTGCGGTACTTCGTCGCCGTTGCCGAGGAGCTGAACTTCGGTCGCGCGGCCGAGCGTTTGCGGATCGCGGGTCCTTCGCTGTCCCAGCAGATCAAGGCGCTCGAGCGCGATCTGAAGGTCCAGCTGTTCGACCGCGACCGCCGCTCGGTGGCATTGACCCCGGCCGGCGCGGCACTCGTGGCCGACGCTCGCGCGCTCATCGACGCGGCGGACGCATTACGCAGGCGTGCAACGGGTTTGGCGGTCTCGGATCCGGTGCGGATCGGTTGGGTGAACTGGTGTCCGACCGACTGGGTCGAGCGCGCCGGCGGGGTGGCGCCGCTGCGGGTCGACACGTGGGTGATGCCGTCGCACACGCAGGCTGCCCGGGTGGCCGACGGAGCGCTGGACCTCGCGATCTGCTGGGTGCAGAACGACGACCTCGCCGCATTGTCCTTGCAGGCGCGCCTGGTCGGCGTCGAGCGTCTGCATGCGCTGAGCCCGGGTACCGACTCGTCACCGGTGGCGGCGAAAAGCCTTGTGGTGCTGATCGATGATGACACCGCCAGTTGGTCGTCGTGGAACCGCTACGCCGAGCAGTTCGCCGCCGACACCGGCGCCCGCGTCATGCGCACCGACGACGGCGGCGTCACCGGTCCCACGTTCTTCGACCACGTGCGTCGGCTGGGCCGGCCGGTACTCGTCAATCCGAGGGGTCACCAGGATCCCGAACCGCGGGGGCTGGTGCGTCGCGCCGTGGTGAGTCCGACACCGCTGTGGACGTGGTCACTCGTGTGGCGGGCCGGCGAGAACCGGCCCGCCGTGTGGGCGATCATCGACGAATTCACCCGCGGCAGTGCGGCGTTGAAGGTCGACGAGCCGGGCACGTGGCTGCCTGCCGAGGATCCCCACCGCGGCAGCGGTCAGCGCGGCCAGTGA
- a CDS encoding MBL fold metallo-hydrolase produces the protein MQLTHFGHSCLLASFSDSSAPGRDTTVLFDPGNFSHGFEGITGLSAILITHQHPDHADTERLPALLEANPQAALYADPQTAAQLGGPWQAVHVGDQLSIGHLTVRGVGGQHAVIHPEIPVIDNISYLVGDGEHAAKLMHPGDALFVPDEPVDVLATPAAAPWMKISEAVDYLRAVNPTHAVPIHQAIIDPVARPIFYGRLSEMTDTDFRVLEPENGTDF, from the coding sequence ATGCAGCTCACACATTTCGGCCATTCCTGCCTGTTGGCGAGCTTTTCGGACTCCTCGGCGCCCGGCCGCGACACCACGGTGCTCTTCGATCCCGGCAACTTCTCCCACGGTTTCGAGGGCATCACCGGCCTGTCGGCGATCCTGATCACCCACCAGCATCCCGACCATGCGGACACCGAGCGGCTGCCCGCCCTGCTGGAGGCCAACCCGCAGGCGGCCCTGTATGCCGATCCGCAGACGGCGGCACAGCTCGGCGGCCCGTGGCAGGCCGTGCATGTCGGTGATCAGTTGTCGATCGGGCATCTCACCGTCCGCGGGGTCGGCGGGCAGCACGCCGTGATCCACCCGGAAATCCCTGTCATCGACAACATCTCGTATCTCGTCGGCGACGGAGAGCACGCCGCGAAGCTGATGCATCCGGGCGACGCGCTGTTCGTGCCGGACGAACCGGTGGACGTACTGGCCACCCCGGCGGCGGCGCCGTGGATGAAGATCTCCGAGGCGGTGGACTATCTGCGCGCGGTCAACCCGACCCACGCGGTCCCGATTCACCAGGCGATCATCGATCCGGTTGCGCGGCCGATCTTCTACGGCCGCCTCTCGGAGATGACCGACACCGACTTCCGCGTGCTGGAGCCGGAGAACGGCACCGACTTCTGA
- the purS gene encoding phosphoribosylformylglycinamidine synthase subunit PurS, whose product MAKVVVHVMPKAEILDPQGQAIVGALGRLGFDGVSDVRQGKRFELEIDDSIADEKLAEIAESLLANTVIEDWTVTREADA is encoded by the coding sequence GTGGCAAAAGTGGTGGTGCATGTCATGCCGAAGGCGGAGATCCTCGACCCGCAGGGTCAGGCGATCGTCGGCGCGCTGGGTCGGCTGGGGTTCGACGGGGTGTCAGATGTGCGGCAGGGCAAGCGATTCGAGCTCGAGATCGACGACTCGATCGCCGACGAGAAGCTCGCCGAGATCGCCGAGTCGTTGCTCGCCAACACCGTGATCGAGGACTGGACCGTCACCCGGGAGGCCGACGCATGA
- the purQ gene encoding phosphoribosylformylglycinamidine synthase subunit PurQ: protein MTRVGVITFPGTLDDIDAARAVRLVGGEPVSLWHADADLKGVDAVIVPGGFSYGDYLRCGAIARFAPVMGEVVAAAGRGMPVLGICNGFQVLCEAGLLPGALTRNAGLHFICRDVWLEVASNTSAWTTRYEQGADLLVPLKSGEGRYVAGADVLDELEGEGRVVFRYRDNMNGSMRDIAGISSADGRVVGLMPHPEHATEALTGPSDDGLGIFYSALDAILVS from the coding sequence ATGACCAGGGTGGGCGTGATCACATTTCCCGGGACGCTCGACGACATCGACGCCGCCCGCGCGGTGCGGCTGGTCGGCGGCGAACCCGTGAGCCTGTGGCACGCCGACGCCGACCTCAAGGGCGTCGACGCGGTGATCGTCCCCGGCGGGTTCTCCTACGGCGACTACCTGCGCTGCGGCGCGATCGCTCGCTTCGCGCCCGTGATGGGAGAAGTCGTTGCGGCTGCCGGACGGGGCATGCCGGTGCTGGGCATCTGCAACGGCTTCCAGGTGCTGTGTGAGGCCGGTCTGCTGCCCGGCGCCCTGACCCGCAACGCCGGCCTGCACTTCATCTGCCGTGACGTGTGGCTCGAGGTCGCGTCGAACACATCGGCCTGGACCACACGCTACGAGCAGGGCGCCGATCTGCTGGTCCCGCTGAAGTCGGGCGAGGGCCGGTACGTGGCCGGCGCGGACGTGCTCGACGAGCTCGAGGGCGAAGGCCGCGTCGTGTTCCGCTATCGGGACAACATGAACGGCTCGATGCGCGACATCGCCGGCATCAGCTCGGCCGACGGCCGCGTCGTCGGCCTGATGCCGCACCCCGAGCACGCCACCGAGGCGCTGACCGGCCCGTCGGATGACGGGCTGGGGATCTTCTACTCGGCGCTCGACGCGATATTGGTGTCCTGA
- a CDS encoding ATP-grasp fold amidoligase family protein, with protein sequence MLRDHRTLVVTFADKAAVRGYVAAVAGERYLPRVYAILDEPAALADIMLPAAYVVKPTHGSGAAIVVSERAPREARLPTETGSWVYSHVRPDAAPPADLIRIAQGWTAQLYGQGPNREWVYGQIPRRVIVEELLTGGDGGVPDDYKFFVFHGACAFVQVDQGRFGRRTQDFFTVDWQHLPLRGSAPCAHSEPAKPARLAEMIEVAEKLSRETDFLRVDLYDTGERVVVGELTSFPAGGDSPFDPESFDLEFGRRWTVPRRY encoded by the coding sequence ATGCTGCGTGATCACCGCACGCTGGTGGTGACGTTCGCCGACAAGGCCGCGGTGCGTGGCTACGTCGCCGCGGTCGCCGGCGAGCGCTATCTCCCACGGGTGTACGCGATTCTCGACGAGCCTGCGGCGCTGGCCGACATCATGTTGCCCGCGGCCTACGTGGTGAAGCCGACGCACGGCAGCGGGGCGGCCATCGTCGTCTCCGAGCGGGCGCCGCGCGAGGCCCGGCTGCCGACCGAGACCGGAAGCTGGGTGTATTCGCATGTCCGGCCCGACGCGGCGCCGCCTGCTGACCTGATCAGGATCGCGCAGGGATGGACGGCGCAGCTCTACGGTCAAGGGCCCAACCGGGAGTGGGTGTACGGACAGATCCCGCGGCGAGTGATCGTCGAAGAGTTGCTGACCGGTGGCGACGGCGGGGTACCCGACGACTACAAATTCTTCGTCTTCCACGGCGCGTGCGCGTTCGTCCAGGTGGACCAGGGCCGGTTCGGTAGGCGCACCCAGGATTTCTTCACCGTCGACTGGCAGCACCTCCCCCTGCGGGGCAGCGCGCCGTGCGCGCACTCCGAGCCGGCGAAGCCCGCTCGGCTCGCCGAGATGATCGAGGTGGCCGAGAAGCTCAGTCGAGAAACGGATTTCCTGCGGGTTGACCTGTACGACACCGGCGAGAGGGTCGTCGTCGGGGAGCTGACCAGCTTCCCCGCCGGAGGGGACAGCCCCTTCGATCCCGAGTCGTTCGACCTCGAGTTCGGCCGCCGGTGGACGGTGCCGCGCCGCTACTAG
- a CDS encoding family 1 encapsulin nanocompartment shell protein has translation MNNLYRELAPIPDEAWKEIEQEATRTFKRHIAGRRVVDVSEPGGPVTAAVSTGHLIDVTAPGDGVIAHLREARPLVRLRVPFTVKRIDIDDVERGSQDSDWDAVKEAARKLAFAEDRAIFEGYEAASIGGIRKCSSNPALALPEDPREIPDVIAQALSELRLAGVDGPYAVLLSADVYTRVAETTAHGYPILEHINRLVDGDIIWAPAIDGAFVLSTRGGDFDLQLGTDVAIGYLSHDADTVQLYLQETLTFLCYTAEASVALTP, from the coding sequence ATGAACAACCTGTATCGGGAACTGGCGCCGATCCCCGACGAGGCGTGGAAGGAGATCGAGCAGGAGGCGACGCGAACCTTCAAGCGGCACATCGCCGGTCGCCGGGTCGTCGACGTCAGCGAGCCCGGCGGTCCGGTGACGGCCGCGGTGAGCACCGGACATCTGATCGACGTGACCGCGCCCGGTGACGGGGTGATCGCCCACCTGCGCGAGGCCCGGCCGCTGGTGCGTCTGCGCGTTCCGTTCACCGTCAAGCGGATCGACATCGACGACGTCGAGCGCGGGTCCCAGGACTCGGACTGGGACGCGGTCAAGGAGGCGGCCAGGAAGCTCGCCTTCGCCGAGGATCGCGCGATCTTCGAGGGCTACGAGGCGGCGTCGATCGGCGGGATCCGCAAGTGCAGCTCCAACCCGGCGCTGGCGCTCCCCGAGGACCCGCGCGAGATCCCCGACGTCATTGCGCAGGCGCTGAGCGAGCTGCGGCTCGCCGGGGTGGACGGGCCCTACGCGGTGCTGCTGTCGGCCGACGTGTACACCCGCGTCGCGGAGACCACCGCGCACGGGTATCCGATCCTCGAGCACATCAACCGGCTCGTCGACGGCGACATCATCTGGGCGCCCGCCATCGACGGCGCCTTCGTCTTGTCGACGCGCGGCGGCGATTTCGATCTGCAGCTGGGTACCGACGTCGCGATCGGCTATCTGTCGCACGACGCGGACACGGTGCAGCTGTACCTGCAGGAGACCCTGACGTTCCTGTGCTACACCGCCGAGGCCTCGGTCGCCCTGACCCCGTGA
- a CDS encoding Dyp-type peroxidase — translation MPAPLPQPVLAPLTPAAIFLVATIDRGGEQAVHDALGDIAGLVRAVGFRDPSKNLSVVTSIGSDAWDRLFSGPRPAELHPFVALDGGRHQAPSTPGDLLFHIRAESMDVCFELATKIVDAMGPITIVDETHGFKFFDNRDLLGFVDGTENPDGPLADSATRIGDEDADFTGGCYVHVQKYLHDMAAWKALTTEEQEGVIGRTKLDDIELDDAVKPANSHVALNVIEDDAGNELKIVRHNMPFGEIGRGEFGTYFIGYSRAAAVTEEMLRNMFIGRPPGNTDHILEFSTAITGSLFFTPIQDFLDDPPPLPSAPAHSTGSLVIGSLKGHPQ, via the coding sequence GTGCCCGCTCCCCTGCCGCAGCCGGTCCTCGCACCGCTGACGCCGGCGGCCATCTTCCTCGTCGCGACCATCGATCGGGGCGGCGAGCAGGCGGTGCACGACGCGCTCGGCGACATCGCGGGTCTGGTCCGCGCGGTCGGGTTCCGCGACCCCAGCAAGAACCTGTCGGTGGTGACCTCGATCGGGTCCGACGCCTGGGACCGGCTGTTCTCCGGACCGCGGCCGGCCGAGTTGCATCCTTTCGTCGCGCTCGACGGCGGTCGGCACCAGGCCCCGTCGACGCCGGGCGATCTGCTGTTCCACATCCGGGCCGAGTCGATGGACGTCTGCTTCGAGCTGGCCACCAAGATCGTCGACGCGATGGGACCGATCACCATCGTCGACGAGACGCACGGCTTCAAGTTCTTCGACAACCGGGACCTGCTGGGCTTCGTCGACGGCACCGAGAACCCCGACGGCCCGCTGGCCGACAGCGCCACCCGGATCGGGGACGAGGACGCCGATTTCACGGGCGGCTGCTACGTGCACGTGCAGAAGTACCTGCACGACATGGCGGCGTGGAAGGCGTTGACGACCGAGGAGCAGGAGGGTGTCATCGGCCGCACCAAGCTCGACGACATCGAGCTCGACGACGCGGTGAAGCCGGCGAATTCGCATGTGGCGCTGAATGTCATCGAGGACGACGCGGGCAACGAGCTGAAGATCGTGCGCCACAACATGCCCTTCGGTGAGATCGGCCGCGGCGAGTTCGGCACCTACTTCATCGGGTATTCGCGCGCTGCCGCGGTGACCGAGGAGATGTTGCGCAACATGTTCATCGGCCGTCCGCCGGGCAACACCGACCACATCCTGGAGTTCTCGACGGCGATCACCGGTTCGCTCTTCTTCACCCCGATCCAGGACTTCCTCGACGATCCCCCGCCGCTTCCGTCGGCACCGGCGCACTCCACCGGCTCGTTGGTCATCGGCAGTTTGAAAGGACACCCCCAATGA
- a CDS encoding M18 family aminopeptidase, with protein MAADAQGLCEFIDASPSPFHACRTAARRLLDAGFTEVSEGDAWSGTGDYFAVRSGSLIAWRAREDSRALPFRIVGAHTDSPNLRVKQHPDRAVAGWRIVALQPYGGAWLNSWLDRDLGISGRLSVLDGNTVDDVLVRIDDPVLRLPQLAIHLSEDRKGVELNPQRHVNAVWGVGDRPRSFLDVVAERAGVAADAVLGFDLMTHDLNPSRLAGIDRDLVSAPRLDNQATCYAGLEAFLTAEPAGHVPVLVLFDHEEVGSQSDHGAQSDLLLTVLERITLAAGGGREDFLRRCSTSIVASGDMAHATHPNYPERHEPGHLIEVNGGPVLKVQPNLRYATDGRTAAAFALACDQAGVPLQRYEHRADLPCGSTIGPMTAARTGIPTVDVGAAQLAMHSAREVMGAADVAAYSAALAAFLSPA; from the coding sequence ATGGCGGCTGATGCGCAGGGTCTGTGTGAGTTCATCGACGCGTCCCCGTCGCCGTTCCACGCCTGCCGCACGGCGGCGCGGCGCCTGCTCGACGCCGGCTTCACCGAGGTCTCCGAGGGCGACGCGTGGAGCGGTACCGGCGACTACTTCGCCGTGCGTTCGGGTTCGCTGATCGCGTGGCGGGCCCGTGAGGACAGCCGTGCGCTGCCTTTTCGTATCGTCGGCGCCCACACCGATAGCCCGAACCTGCGGGTCAAGCAGCACCCCGACCGGGCCGTGGCGGGGTGGCGGATCGTCGCGCTGCAGCCCTACGGCGGCGCATGGCTGAACTCCTGGTTGGACCGGGACCTCGGCATCAGCGGCCGGCTCTCCGTACTTGACGGCAACACCGTCGACGACGTCCTGGTGCGCATCGACGACCCGGTGCTGCGGCTGCCGCAGCTGGCCATCCACCTCTCCGAAGACCGCAAGGGTGTCGAACTGAATCCGCAGCGGCACGTCAACGCCGTCTGGGGCGTCGGTGACCGCCCACGCTCGTTCCTCGACGTCGTCGCCGAGCGCGCCGGGGTGGCCGCCGACGCGGTGCTCGGCTTCGACCTGATGACCCACGACCTCAACCCGTCGCGGCTCGCGGGCATCGACCGCGACCTCGTCAGCGCGCCGCGCCTGGACAACCAGGCGACCTGCTACGCCGGGCTCGAGGCGTTCCTGACCGCCGAGCCGGCCGGGCACGTGCCCGTCCTCGTGCTGTTCGACCACGAAGAGGTGGGCTCGCAGTCCGACCACGGCGCCCAGTCCGACCTGCTGCTGACCGTGCTCGAGCGCATCACACTGGCGGCCGGCGGCGGGCGTGAGGACTTCCTGCGGCGCTGCTCGACGTCGATCGTGGCGTCCGGGGACATGGCCCACGCGACGCATCCGAACTACCCGGAGCGGCACGAACCGGGCCATCTGATCGAGGTCAACGGCGGCCCGGTGCTCAAGGTGCAGCCGAACCTGCGGTACGCGACCGACGGCCGCACCGCCGCCGCGTTCGCACTGGCCTGCGATCAGGCCGGCGTGCCGCTGCAACGCTACGAGCACCGGGCCGACCTGCCGTGCGGATCGACCATCGGACCGATGACCGCCGCGCGCACCGGTATCCCCACCGTCGATGTCGGCGCCGCGCAGCTGGCGATGCACTCGGCGCGCGAGGTGATGGGCGCCGCCGACGTCGCCGCCTACTCCGCCGCGCTGGCGGCGTTCCTGTCACCGGCCTGA
- a CDS encoding VOC family protein, producing the protein MSLDVAMITIDCSDPDALAGWWAEAVGGDVNAVAPGEFVMVARQSGPTLGFQKVPDPTPGKNKVHVDFHTADKETEVARLVALGARETGRHSFGPEFDWVVLADPEGNAFCIAGG; encoded by the coding sequence ATGTCACTCGATGTCGCGATGATCACCATCGACTGTTCGGATCCCGACGCGCTCGCCGGCTGGTGGGCCGAAGCGGTCGGGGGAGACGTGAATGCCGTTGCGCCAGGCGAATTCGTGATGGTCGCCCGCCAGTCGGGCCCCACACTGGGCTTCCAGAAGGTGCCCGACCCGACGCCGGGCAAGAACAAGGTGCACGTCGACTTCCACACCGCCGACAAGGAGACCGAGGTGGCACGCCTGGTCGCCCTCGGCGCGCGGGAGACCGGGCGGCACAGCTTCGGCCCGGAATTCGACTGGGTCGTGCTCGCCGACCCGGAGGGCAACGCGTTCTGCATCGCCGGCGGGTAG
- a CDS encoding cation:proton antiporter domain-containing protein, with protein MLLSLIAFSVVFAAWALSAGRLERLRLTAPMVLVLAGIAVGFSTSDALAESLNSTTAQRGAELILAVLLFVDATDIRGGLFGRDPRSAMRILFLALPLSLALSVLLGSWLLPGASWAVLLIIACVVVPTDFAPAESILRDERIPEKVRNLLGVEAGYNDGIVSPVFLFGLALAADRGHAGRPLHALGSAVVHSLTAIAVGVTVGAVLATLINLAERRGAMTGQSHRMILVTAPVMAYGLSLAVHGNGFVSAFVCGIAFHYLRHTPALRSELELLDDIGFLLTALMWFVFGAVAVLALSAGVSWSIAVFCLLALTVVRVVPVVVAMLGSPRFTRRERLLVGWLGPRGTASIVFGLLAFNVLPAGDEHTALIVMVVAVLGSVVLHGPGASTAAARLAQATN; from the coding sequence GTGCTGCTCTCGCTGATCGCCTTCTCGGTGGTGTTCGCCGCCTGGGCGCTCTCGGCGGGACGGTTGGAGAGACTTCGGCTCACCGCCCCGATGGTGCTGGTGCTGGCCGGCATCGCGGTCGGGTTCAGCACGTCCGACGCGCTCGCCGAGTCGCTGAACAGCACCACCGCCCAGCGCGGAGCCGAACTGATCCTGGCTGTGCTGCTGTTCGTCGACGCCACCGACATCCGCGGTGGACTGTTCGGACGCGACCCGCGCTCGGCCATGCGGATCCTGTTCCTGGCGCTGCCGCTGAGCCTGGCCCTGTCGGTGCTGCTCGGATCCTGGCTGCTGCCCGGCGCGTCCTGGGCGGTGCTGCTGATCATCGCCTGCGTGGTGGTGCCGACCGACTTCGCCCCGGCCGAGTCGATCCTGCGCGACGAACGCATCCCCGAGAAGGTCCGCAATCTGCTGGGCGTGGAGGCCGGCTACAACGACGGCATCGTCTCCCCGGTGTTCCTGTTCGGGCTCGCGCTGGCGGCCGACCGCGGACATGCCGGGCGCCCCCTGCATGCGCTCGGATCCGCGGTGGTGCACTCCCTGACGGCGATCGCCGTGGGCGTGACCGTCGGCGCCGTGCTCGCGACGCTGATCAACCTCGCCGAGCGCCGCGGTGCGATGACCGGGCAGAGCCACCGGATGATCTTGGTCACTGCTCCGGTGATGGCGTACGGATTGAGCCTGGCCGTGCACGGCAACGGGTTCGTCTCGGCGTTCGTCTGCGGCATCGCGTTCCACTACCTGCGCCACACCCCCGCACTGCGGTCCGAACTCGAGTTGCTCGACGACATCGGCTTCCTGCTGACGGCGCTGATGTGGTTCGTGTTCGGCGCGGTGGCCGTGCTGGCGCTCAGCGCCGGGGTGTCCTGGTCGATCGCCGTGTTCTGCCTGCTCGCGCTGACCGTCGTGCGGGTGGTTCCGGTGGTCGTCGCGATGCTCGGATCCCCTCGGTTCACCCGGCGCGAACGCTTGCTCGTCGGATGGCTCGGCCCCCGCGGCACCGCGTCGATCGTCTTCGGTTTGCTGGCCTTCAACGTGCTGCCCGCGGGGGACGAACACACCGCGCTGATCGTCATGGTGGTCGCCGTGCTGGGCAGCGTGGTGCTGCACGGGCCGGGCGCGTCCACCGCCGCGGCGCGATTGGCGCAGGCCACGAACTAG